The region CAAACAGAACTGGATGGAATAGTTGGTACTGGACTAGACGGTAGAGTTACAAAAAATGATATTTTAAATTACATAAGTAACCGTGTTACAAAACCAGAGGCTACTCCTGTAAATAATAAGCAGGAAACAATACACGCTCCAAAAGCAAAAGCAACACAAGCTACAGCTCCAGTAATATCGTCTGGGGAAGACGAAATTATTGAAATGTCTAGAATGGGTAAATTAATAGCAAACCATATGGTTGAGTCTGTTAATACTTCTGTACATGTACAAAGTTTTATTGAAGCCGATGTAACGAATATTTGGAACTGGAGAAAGAAAGTTAAAAACGAATTTGCTAAGCGTGAAGGTGAAAACTTAACATTTACCCCCATCTTTATGGAAGCCATAGCCAAAGCATTACGCGATTACCCTATGATGAATATTTCGTTTCAAGACGGGAAAGTTATAAAAAAGAAAAATGTTAATTTAGGGATGGCGGCTGCTTTGTCAGATGGTAATTTAATAGTTCCGGTTATCAAGAACGCAGATCAATTAAACTTGGTTGGAATGACAAAGCAAGTAAACGATTTGGCGATACGTGCTCGTGAAAACAAGTTAAAACCAGACGATATTCAAGACGGAACTTACACAGTAACTAACATTGGTAGTTTTGGCACAATTATGGGGACTCCAATTATAAATCAGCCACAAGTGGGTATTTTAGCTCTAGGAGCCATTAGAAAAGTACCTGCAGTTATAGAAACTCCAGAAGGTGATTTTATAGGAATTCGTTATAAAATGTTCCTGTCCCATTCTTACGATCACCGTGTAGTAAACGGAGCTTTAGGAGGGATGTTTGTTAAAGCTGTTAAAGATTATTTAGAAGCTTGGGATGTAAATCGTGATATTTAATAAAATAACCCACTATAAATCAAACCCATCTGAATTCAGTTGGGTTTTTTTGTTTTACACAGATAACATTTAGTAAATTTACATTTTTATAAACAGTTTTTTAATGAATCTCAATCTAAAAAAACCTATTTGTTTTTTCGATCTAGAAACAACAGGTGTCAATATATCAAAAGACAGAATCGTAGAAATAGCGATTTTAAAAGTGTTTCCTGATGGTAAGGAAGACTCTAAAACATGGTTAGTAAATCCAGAAATGCCAATTCCTCCAGAAGTAACAGCAATACATGGTATATCTGATGCAGATGTTGCAGAGGCACCAACATTTAAAGCGTTAGCCAAAGAAATATACGGTATGATTAAAGATTCAGATTTAGGAGGATTTAATTCTAACCGATTCGATATACCGCTTTTAGCAGAAGAAATGTTGCGTGCAGATATAGATTTTGATATGAAAAGTACATTGGCAATCGATGTGCAAACTATTTTTCACAAAATGGAGCAACGTACTTTAGTAGCAGCATATAAATTTTACTGTAATAAAAATTTAGAAAATGCTCACAGTGCAGCAGCAGATACATATGCAACTTACGAAGTTTTAAAGGCACAAGTTGAAAAATATGATGAATTAGAAAATAACACCAAATTTCTTTCGGAATTTAGTAGTAGAAAACAATTTGCAGATTTTGCAGGATTTTTAGCATTTAACGAAGCTGGTGAAGAATGTTTTGCTTTCGGAAAACATAAAAATAAACGTGTAGTTGATGTCTTAAATGATGAACCTGGGTATTTTGGTTGGATATTGAATGCAGATTTTCCGTTGTACACTAAAAAAGTATTAACGGCAATTAAATTAAGAAGTTTTAATAATAAATTGAGTTAAAAGGGTATGAAGCTTATTTGTATAGGTAGAAATTATACCGAACATATAGAAGAGTTAGAAAATGAAAAACCAATAGATCCTGTTGTGTTTTTAAAACCAGATACAGCTATACTTTTAAAAAAACAGCCGTTTTTTATTCCTGACTTTTCTAACGATGTTCACTATGAGGTGGAGGTTTTAGTTAAAATTAATAAAGTAGGGAAGTACATCGATAAAAAATTTGCACACAAATATTACGATGAGATTGGTTTAGGTATAGATTTTACAGCACGAGATTTACAAGCAAAATTGAAAGCCAAAGGATTGCCTTGGGAAAAAGCTAAAGCATTTGATGGTGCTGCTGTAATTGGTAAATGGATACCTAAAAGTGAAATTTCAGATATAAATCAATTACATTTTTCATTAAAAAAGAACGAAAATACGGTCCAAAACGGAAATACAAGTCATATGCTCTGGAAAATTGATGAGTTAATAGAATGTGTTTCAAAATATTTCACTTTAAAGATAGGAGATGTTATCTTTACAGGAACACCGTCTGGCGTCGGGCCTGTAGCTCCAAACGATGTCTTAACAGGGTATATACAGGAGCAAGAAATGTTTTCAATAACAGTTAAATAATCATGGAACAACATTATAAATTATATAGAGTAAGAGAATTGGCAGATAATGATCAGGATTTTATAAATGCTTTAGCCCTAACGTTTTTAGAAGAAGTTCCAGAAGATCTCCAGATTTTAAAAAAAGCAGTTGCAACAAAAGA is a window of Formosa sediminum DNA encoding:
- a CDS encoding fumarylacetoacetate hydrolase family protein — protein: MKLICIGRNYTEHIEELENEKPIDPVVFLKPDTAILLKKQPFFIPDFSNDVHYEVEVLVKINKVGKYIDKKFAHKYYDEIGLGIDFTARDLQAKLKAKGLPWEKAKAFDGAAVIGKWIPKSEISDINQLHFSLKKNENTVQNGNTSHMLWKIDELIECVSKYFTLKIGDVIFTGTPSGVGPVAPNDVLTGYIQEQEMFSITVK
- a CDS encoding 3'-5' exonuclease — its product is MNLNLKKPICFFDLETTGVNISKDRIVEIAILKVFPDGKEDSKTWLVNPEMPIPPEVTAIHGISDADVAEAPTFKALAKEIYGMIKDSDLGGFNSNRFDIPLLAEEMLRADIDFDMKSTLAIDVQTIFHKMEQRTLVAAYKFYCNKNLENAHSAAADTYATYEVLKAQVEKYDELENNTKFLSEFSSRKQFADFAGFLAFNEAGEECFAFGKHKNKRVVDVLNDEPGYFGWILNADFPLYTKKVLTAIKLRSFNNKLS
- a CDS encoding dihydrolipoamide acetyltransferase family protein, encoding MTKFELKLPKMGESVAEATITSWLKEVGETIEADEAVLEIATDKVDSEVPCEFEGVLLEKLFNVDDVVQVGQTIAIIEISGDVENSPEPSTNENADHEVAPEAVVAIEESFENAKETVTNTLVSSEDRFYSPLVKNIAKAEGISQTELDGIVGTGLDGRVTKNDILNYISNRVTKPEATPVNNKQETIHAPKAKATQATAPVISSGEDEIIEMSRMGKLIANHMVESVNTSVHVQSFIEADVTNIWNWRKKVKNEFAKREGENLTFTPIFMEAIAKALRDYPMMNISFQDGKVIKKKNVNLGMAAALSDGNLIVPVIKNADQLNLVGMTKQVNDLAIRARENKLKPDDIQDGTYTVTNIGSFGTIMGTPIINQPQVGILALGAIRKVPAVIETPEGDFIGIRYKMFLSHSYDHRVVNGALGGMFVKAVKDYLEAWDVNRDI